The following coding sequences lie in one Syngnathoides biaculeatus isolate LvHL_M chromosome 16, ASM1980259v1, whole genome shotgun sequence genomic window:
- the LOC133514034 gene encoding uncharacterized protein LOC133514034 produces the protein MPRSRTPVYLTYHLPTLACSLTILISLPLLILLLFLTDSLIIDHGPNKGFLYTTCLPLESCIWIRTRASSVKKQSGNNMDPADSEAIRRSLQFQSIRLAEREAALPVTNQHLHEICARLESWLASQANAAATPTMVTPPVAPSPPVPPVTECFHASITPLSRPECFSGDSGKVNPFLAQCNPHFELQASAFPTDRSRIAFVISHMTGRAEVWATAEWIRNMDDVRLCAHASIPVRSSGTQGGSLTHDNSPRPLLRVGLRYRILDPCRTEPVERGGSP, from the coding sequence atgcctcgttcccgcactcccgtatacctgacctaccatttaccgaccctcgcctgttccctgaccatcctaataagcctgcctcttctgatactgctgcttttcctgaccgactcgctgatcattgaccacggaccgaataaaggctttctgtacactacctgtttgcctctggagtcgtgcatttggatcCGCACTCGAGCCTCGTCTGTGAAAAAACAATCTGGcaacaacatggacccagccgactccgaagccatccgccgatCATTACAGTTCCAGAGCATACGCCTGGCTGAGCGGGAGGCTGCTCTCCCGGTAACGAATCAAcatctccatgagatctgtgcccggctggagtcgtggctagcatcccaagctaacgcggctgctacgccgacaatggtcactccgcctgtcgctccgagtccacccgttccgcctgttacggaGTGCTTCCATgccagcataactccgctctcccgaccggaatgtttctcaggcgactcagggaAGGTCAACcccttccttgcgcagtgcAACCCCCATTTCGAACTGCAGGCTTccgctttccccacggaccgctcccggatcgcctttgtcatttcccacatgacggggagggcggaggtgtgggccactgcagagtggaTTCGCAACATGGACGACGTTCGTCTGTGCGCTCACgcaagtattccagtacgcagctccggaacgcaaggcggcagtctcactcatgacaattcgccaaggccgtTGCTGCGTGTCGGACTACGCTATCGAATTTTGGATCCGTGCCGCAcagagccggtggaacgaggaggctctccatga